The Candidatus Woesearchaeota archaeon genome includes a region encoding these proteins:
- a CDS encoding DUF1778 domain-containing protein — protein sequence MAKISIEIKDEVLKVIDKARKIDVRSRTNFLVSSALKEANRQLKKE from the coding sequence ATGGCTAAAATATCAATTGAAATTAAGGATGAAGTTTTGAAAGTTATAGACAAAGCAAGAAAAATAGATGTAAGGTCAAGAACTAATTTTCTTGTAAGTTCAGCATTAAAAGAAGCAAATAGGCAATTAAAAAAAGAATAA
- a CDS encoding helix-turn-helix domain-containing protein, whose amino-acid sequence MKKRETQILIKKIISSLMNGTSKSITEISKETDIDRTVIPKYLKTLHDSGLVIEEQEGTSKFYTIIPNFRDDTYFGLPLDKERKENAYSLYFLIRKYWKEFTSNKLSNTHAKKIAYKVIKQHSELNIPYGWYIYGGVDILAYDDSRSYQNYRLPDGVENTVKKVSEEYSKVCYAWEAKKLQYEQENNPLYNIKEELLALLYSSNFDSHPKNSLHIFLKKLKTMINLSPKVDNVNYNEIIDSYQDLMLDITNKLDDEIIRNHKRQITLLSEAFWEYVALFNFKNDLKDFYSPKILTIHFKMDIAQQEEKVINLGSELQSLIPDDELEPSKKEFNDKLYQNKPICQDQLKEQKDSLDDLKKEMGEEKFNNFLREKFGL is encoded by the coding sequence ATGAAAAAAAGGGAAACACAAATCCTAATTAAGAAGATAATCTCCTCTTTAATGAATGGGACATCAAAATCTATAACTGAAATTTCTAAAGAAACAGACATAGATAGGACTGTAATCCCTAAATACTTAAAAACACTTCATGATAGTGGTTTAGTTATTGAAGAACAAGAAGGTACAAGTAAATTTTATACTATCATTCCTAATTTCAGAGATGATACATATTTTGGGCTACCTTTGGACAAAGAAAGAAAAGAAAATGCATATTCATTATATTTTTTAATTAGAAAATACTGGAAAGAATTTACATCTAATAAATTATCTAACACTCATGCAAAAAAAATAGCATATAAAGTTATTAAACAACATTCTGAATTAAATATTCCTTATGGATGGTACATATATGGAGGAGTTGATATACTTGCCTATGATGATTCTAGAAGTTATCAAAACTACAGATTGCCTGATGGTGTAGAAAATACTGTAAAGAAAGTTAGTGAAGAATATTCTAAAGTATGTTATGCCTGGGAAGCTAAGAAATTACAATATGAGCAAGAAAATAATCCACTATATAATATTAAAGAAGAATTATTAGCTTTGTTGTATTCGTCTAACTTTGATTCACATCCAAAGAATTCATTACATATTTTTTTGAAAAAATTAAAAACTATGATAAATTTATCTCCAAAAGTTGATAATGTGAATTATAATGAAATTATTGATTCTTATCAAGACTTAATGCTTGATATTACTAACAAACTAGATGATGAAATTATAAGAAATCATAAAAGACAAATAACTCTACTTTCTGAAGCTTTTTGGGAATATGTAGCTTTGTTTAATTTTAAAAATGATTTAAAAGATTTCTACTCCCCTAAAATCCTTACCATACATTTTAAGATGGATATTGCTCAACAAGAAGAAAAGGTTATAAATTTAGGTTCTGAATTACAAAGCCTTATACCGGATGATGAATTAGAGCCATCAAAAAAAGAATTTAATGATAAGTTATATCAAAATAAACCTATTTGCCAGGATCAATTAAAAGAACAAAAAGATTCACTTGATGATTTGAAAAAAGAAATGGGTGAAGAAAAGTTTAATAATTTTTTAAGAGAAAAATTTGGTTTATAA